One stretch of Vulpes lagopus strain Blue_001 chromosome 12, ASM1834538v1, whole genome shotgun sequence DNA includes these proteins:
- the LOC121472531 gene encoding olfactory receptor 1L6-like has product MLRENQSHMPEFLLLGLTSDPKQQGWLFASFLAMYLVNVTGNSVIIAAIRRDARLHTPMYFLLSSLSLVDICFTSAIVPRMLANMLSKSKVPFAQCLTQMYFFVAFGITDSFLLAVMAVDRYMAICNPLHYSMTMSPRRYLLLVMVSWVLSHLHSLTYTILMACLSFCGPNVIHHFFYDVQPLLTLSCSDTSINELLAFTEGSFVIMSPFTLIIVSYIFITRAVLRVRSERGRYKVFSTCQSYLIVVALFYGTIIFVYIRPSSTYSVTKDRVVTVIYTVVTPMLNPFIYSLRNKDMKQALKKLVRRVE; this is encoded by the coding sequence ATGCTGAGGGAAAACCAGAGCCATATGCCTGAATTCCTCCTTCTGGGACTGACCAGTGACCCCAAACAGCAGGGGTGGCTCTTTGCCAGCTTCCTAGCCATGTATCTGGTCAATGTGACTGGTAACTCAGTCATCATTGCAGCTATCCGGAGGGATGCCCgcctccacacccccatgtacttcttgCTTTCCAGTCTGTCCCTGGTGGACATCTGCTTTACAAGTGCCATTGTGCCAAGGATGCTGGCAAACATGCTGAGCAAAAGCAAGGTCCCCTTTGCCCAATGCCTCACACAGATGTATTTCTTTGTGGCCTTTGGGATCACTGACAGCTTCCTCCTGGCTGTCATGGCTGTTGACCGCTACATGGCCATCTGCAACCCGCTGCATTACAGCATGACCATGAGCCCCAGGCGTTATCTCCTGCTGGTGATGGTGTCCTGGGTGCTGTCCCATCTCCACTCACTCACCTACACAATTCTCAtggcctgcctctccttctgtgggCCCAATGTCATCCATCACTTCTTCTATGATGTCCAGCCACTGCTGACACTCTCCTGCTCTGACACCTCTATCAATGAGCTTTTGGCTTTCACAGAAGGCTCCTTTGTGATCATGAGTCCCTTCACCTTGATCATTGTCTCTTATATTTTTATCACCCGTGCTGTTCTGAGGGTCCGTTCTGAAAGAGGCAGGTACAAGGTCTTCTCCACCTGTCAGTCCTACCTCATAGTTGTGGCACTATTCTATGGGACCATAATATTTGTGTACATTCGCCCCTCATCCACCTACTCAGTGACAAAGGACCGTGTGGTCACTGTCATCTATACAGTAGTTACCCCCATGCTGAACCCTTTTATCTATAGTCTTAGGAACAAGGACATGAAGCAGGCCTTGAAAAAGCTCGTCAGAAGGGTAGAATAG